A stretch of the Papaver somniferum cultivar HN1 chromosome 6, ASM357369v1, whole genome shotgun sequence genome encodes the following:
- the LOC113291040 gene encoding uncharacterized protein LOC113291040, with amino-acid sequence MASDKKSLHPAFAMTNIKTLIHVLLDIKQDEYSSWVFLFKLHLQDHGLLFLIDGSAPPTEIDKNILTQLDALCRQWMFSTMAKDLMLTVLKSGKTARELWDHLQKLFQDNKGNRAATLESKFVNLNFVDCASIDDYCDKLKSLSDRLTYLDFPMNDKRLVIQLVNGLTEEYNTVASFIQQSMPTFDAARSQLRTEEISRTQQTSMASSTSLAATGSSTGQRPQRSGYNKRNQHHQRPQTQQLSAEPPLLPTPAQFRQPNNPRAAVYPNLAYPTPYMPYWAAPPIPYPTVPHWQPTAPLRGPSPARSRQTQQRPRAAAYGQAQAYVIPSTEMLHPSDFAEAYSSMSLQSPDDTFYMETGATSHITADPASVVPTSKPSQSPPRLLPPAHMILAQRLGHPGQAILDNLRSHSLIQLIYGLVLHILYWFSLLSILLDDYTNYLWDIP; translated from the exons ATGGCAAGTGATAAAAAATCCCTGCATCCAGCCTTTGCTATGACaaacataaaaaccctaatccaTGTTCTCCTTGATATCAAACAGGATGAATATTCTTCATGGGTTTTTCTCTTTAAACTACATCTTCAAGATCACGGTCTTCTATTCCTCATTGATGGATCCGCACCACCAACGGAGATTGACAAAAATATCTTGACTCAACTCGACGCTTTGTGCCGtcaatggatgttctccaccatggccaAGGACTTGATGCTCACGGTTTTGAAATCCGGAAAAACCGCTAGAGAACTTTGGGATCATCTTCAAAAGCTTTTTCAAGATAACAAAGGTAATCGTGCTGCAACCCTTGAAAGTAAATTTGTCAATCTAAATTTTGTTGATTGTGCTAGCATTGATGACTACTGTGACAAGCTTAAGTCATTGTCGGATCGATTGACTTATCTTGACTTCCCCATGAATGACAAACGGTTGGTTATCCAACTTGTCAATGGTCTTACGGAGGAATACAATACTGTTGCGTCCTTCATTCAACAGTCTATGCCAACGTTTGATGCTGCCCGTTCACAACTGCGCACCGAAGAAATTAGTCGTACGCAACAAACCTCCATGGCGTCTTCTACATCCCTAGCAGCCACCGGTTCCTCCACAGGACAACGTCCTCAGCGCTCCGGCTACAACAAGCGGAATCAGCACCATCAACGCCCTCAAACCCAACAGCTTTCAGCAGAACCCCCACTTCTGCCAACCCCGGCCCAGTTCCGTCAGCCCAATAACCCACGAGCTGCAGTCTACCCAAACCTAGCATACCCAACACCCTATATGCCTTACTGGGCTGCACCTCCAATCCCATACCCTACCGTCCCCCACTGGCAACCCACTGCTCCTCTCCGCGGGCCTTCTCCAGCTCGCTCCCGCCAGACCCAACAACGTCCACGAGCTGCTGCCTATGGACAAGCCCAAGCATATGTCATTCCTTCCACAGAGATGTTGCATCCTTCGGACTTTGCGGAAGCTTACAGCTCCATGAGTCTGCAGTCACCGGACGACACGTTCTATATGGAAACTGGTGCAACCTCACATATTACTGCGGATCCAG CTTCTGTCGTGCCCACTTCAAAACCATCACAGTCTCCTCCCCGTCTCTTACCGCCTGCTCATATGATTCTGGCACAACGTCTTGGCCATCCTGGACAAGCTATTTTAGATAATTTACGTTCCCACTCTTTAATTCAAT tgatttatggacTTGTCCTTCACATATTATACTGGTTTTCGCTATTATCTATATTGTTGGATGACTATACTAATTATCTATGGGATATCCCTTGA